The Coffea arabica cultivar ET-39 chromosome 9e, Coffea Arabica ET-39 HiFi, whole genome shotgun sequence genome has a window encoding:
- the LOC140014613 gene encoding uncharacterized protein: MVEKLGLPTTEHIRRYKLQWLNNSGEVQVAKQVLVSFKIGRYEDEILCDVVPMHASHIILGRPWQYDRRVNFKGMSNKYSFMYKDRKITLAPLSPKQVRADQENLQKEFELESERRKKELKAEQNEKKKAHVHSAREEKKRKEEKNEGKHLMLIKAKQDYKDVFPDDLPSGLPPIHGVERQIDFVPGATIASHPSYKSNSEETKELQRQVDELLDKGWARESLSPFAVPVILVPKKDGAWHMCTNCRAVNAIIVKYRHPIPRLDDMLDELHDAVIFTKIDLKCGYHQIRIKEGDE; this comes from the exons ATGGTGGAGAAGTTGGGCTTGCCAACTACGGAGCACATCCGCCGTTACAAACTTCAATGGCTTAATAATAGTGGAGAGGTTCAAGTAGCCAAACAAGTGTTGGTCTCTTTCAAGATAGGTCGCTATGAAGATGAGATTCTGTGTGACGTGGTGCCCATGCATGCAAGCCACATAATCCTTGGGCGACCATGGCAATatgataggcgagtgaacttcaAGGGCATGAGTAACAAGTATTCCTTCATGTATAAGGACCGCAAGATCACTCTTGCACCCCTATCGCCTAAGCAAGTTCGTGCAGACCAAGAGAATCTTCAAAAGGAATTCGAGCTAGAAAGTGAGCGAAGAAAGAAGGAACTTAAAGCCgaacaaaatgaaaagaaaaaggcccATGTGCATTCGGCTagggaggaaaagaaaagaaaagaggagaaaaaTGAGGGAAAACATTTGATGCTCATCAAAGCCAAACAA GATTACAAGGATGTCTTTCCCGACGATCTTCCAAgtggtttaccacccattcaCGGGGTTGAGCGCCAAATAGACTTTGTACCTGGAGCAACCATAGCCAGTCATCCATCTTACAAGAGCAATTCcgaggaaacaaaggaactgCAACGTCAAGTGGACGAGTTGCTAGACAAGGGATGGGCGAGAGAGAGTTTGAGCCCTTTCGCGGTACCGGTGATTCTAGTACCCAAGAAGGATGGAGCATGGCACATGTGCACCAACTGCCGAGCTGTGAATGCAATTATAGTAAAGTATCGTCACCCTATacctaggttagatgatatgcttgatgagttACATGATGCGGTCATTTTTACCAAAATTGACTTAAAATGCGGGTATCATCAAATTCGAATTAAGGAAGGAGATGAATGa